A genome region from Bombus terrestris chromosome 10, iyBomTerr1.2, whole genome shotgun sequence includes the following:
- the LOC100642577 gene encoding mitochondrial genome maintenance exonuclease 1 isoform X1 yields MLRLSILQSVNGVVLKLNINENRFLIKCMSDSKKSNRTIKREDTSKLQDTTDSDIDGDVHKQINNMEATLQKKRRGSETNNLKSVNKFKVMVNIKSVSNFGSETVESCEIQHIEDNEDLKIPTVTHVLSETISPKVKTALEWWKKDMIGICGEEYFKTYCKGILNNNKLFHSYAQMMFPKEGTKIPPFIKPIYFSVKPILDKIQIFDKTQTTVIHPTLRYKSIVDCIASFSGHTYLIYWKRSTTRKTSLAATHDTPIQVAAHIGAINASNEYSSKIDKGLVIVAYTSGEPASIHELKGDALQTAWREWLSRLEQFHANYKER; encoded by the exons atgttACGATTAAGTATTCTACAAAGTGTAAATGGAgtagttttaaaattaaatatcaacgaaaatagatttttaatcAAATGTATGAGTGATTCAAAGAAAAGCAATAGAACAATAAAAAGAGAAGATACATCTAAACTGCAGGATACTACAGACTCTGATATTGATGGTGATGTGCATAAACAAATCAATAATATGGAAGCTACGTtacaaaagaaacgaagaggTTCTGAAACAAATAACTTAAAATCTGTAAATAAGTTTAAAGTAATGGTAAACATAAAATCAGTATCTAATTTTGGTTCTGAGACAGTTGAGAGTTGTGAAATACAGCATATTGAAGATaatgaagatttaaaaattccaaCTGTAACACATGTTCTTAGCGAAACCATATCTCCCAAAGTAAAAACTGCTTTAGAGTGGTGGAAGAAAGATATGATTGGTATATGTGgagaagaatattttaagaCATACTGTAAAG GTATAttgaacaataataaattatttcattcttatGCACAAATGATGTTTCCAAAGGAAGGAACTAAAATTCCACCTTTTATCAAACCAATATACTTTAGTGTAAAACCAATATTagacaaaatacaaatttttgataaaactcAGACAACTGTAATACATCCAACATTGAGATACAAAAGCATCGTAGATTGTATTGCTTCCTTTAG CGGTCACACATATTTAATTTACTGGAAAAGGTCAACGACACGGAAAACATCGCTTGCAGCAACTCATGACACACCTATACAAGTTGCTGCTCATATTGGAGCTATTAATGCTTCTAATGAGTATTCATCTAAG ATAGATAAAGGTTTGGTTATTGTTGCTTATACAAGTGGTGAACCTGCAAGTATTCATGAATTGAAGGGTGATGCCTTACAAACAGCATGGAGAGAATGGTTGAGCAGGTTGGAACAGTTTCACGCAAATTATAAAGAAAGatag
- the LOC100642577 gene encoding mitochondrial genome maintenance exonuclease 1 isoform X2: MLRLSILQSVNGVVLKLNINENRFLIKCMSDSKKSNRTIKREDTSKLQDTTDSDIDGDVHKQINNMEATLQKKRRVESCEIQHIEDNEDLKIPTVTHVLSETISPKVKTALEWWKKDMIGICGEEYFKTYCKGILNNNKLFHSYAQMMFPKEGTKIPPFIKPIYFSVKPILDKIQIFDKTQTTVIHPTLRYKSIVDCIASFSGHTYLIYWKRSTTRKTSLAATHDTPIQVAAHIGAINASNEYSSKIDKGLVIVAYTSGEPASIHELKGDALQTAWREWLSRLEQFHANYKER, encoded by the exons atgttACGATTAAGTATTCTACAAAGTGTAAATGGAgtagttttaaaattaaatatcaacgaaaatagatttttaatcAAATGTATGAGTGATTCAAAGAAAAGCAATAGAACAATAAAAAGAGAAGATACATCTAAACTGCAGGATACTACAGACTCTGATATTGATGGTGATGTGCATAAACAAATCAATAATATGGAAGCTACGTtacaaaagaaacgaagag TTGAGAGTTGTGAAATACAGCATATTGAAGATaatgaagatttaaaaattccaaCTGTAACACATGTTCTTAGCGAAACCATATCTCCCAAAGTAAAAACTGCTTTAGAGTGGTGGAAGAAAGATATGATTGGTATATGTGgagaagaatattttaagaCATACTGTAAAG GTATAttgaacaataataaattatttcattcttatGCACAAATGATGTTTCCAAAGGAAGGAACTAAAATTCCACCTTTTATCAAACCAATATACTTTAGTGTAAAACCAATATTagacaaaatacaaatttttgataaaactcAGACAACTGTAATACATCCAACATTGAGATACAAAAGCATCGTAGATTGTATTGCTTCCTTTAG CGGTCACACATATTTAATTTACTGGAAAAGGTCAACGACACGGAAAACATCGCTTGCAGCAACTCATGACACACCTATACAAGTTGCTGCTCATATTGGAGCTATTAATGCTTCTAATGAGTATTCATCTAAG ATAGATAAAGGTTTGGTTATTGTTGCTTATACAAGTGGTGAACCTGCAAGTATTCATGAATTGAAGGGTGATGCCTTACAAACAGCATGGAGAGAATGGTTGAGCAGGTTGGAACAGTTTCACGCAAATTATAAAGAAAGatag
- the LOC100642577 gene encoding mitochondrial genome maintenance exonuclease 1 isoform X3, which translates to MLRLSILQSVNGVVLKLNINENRFLIKCMSDSKKSNRTIKREDTSKLQDTTDSDIDGDVHKQINNMEATLQKKRRGSETNNLKSVNKFKVMVNIKSVSNFGSETVESCEIQHIEDNEDLKIPTVTHVLSETISPKVKTALEWWKKDMIGICGEEYFKTYCKGILNNNKLFHSYAQMMFPKEGTKIPPFIKPIYFSVKPILDKIQIFDKTQTTVIHPTLRYKSIVDCIASFSGHTYLIYWKRSTTRKTSLAATHDTPIQVAAHIGAINASNEYSSKW; encoded by the exons atgttACGATTAAGTATTCTACAAAGTGTAAATGGAgtagttttaaaattaaatatcaacgaaaatagatttttaatcAAATGTATGAGTGATTCAAAGAAAAGCAATAGAACAATAAAAAGAGAAGATACATCTAAACTGCAGGATACTACAGACTCTGATATTGATGGTGATGTGCATAAACAAATCAATAATATGGAAGCTACGTtacaaaagaaacgaagaggTTCTGAAACAAATAACTTAAAATCTGTAAATAAGTTTAAAGTAATGGTAAACATAAAATCAGTATCTAATTTTGGTTCTGAGACAGTTGAGAGTTGTGAAATACAGCATATTGAAGATaatgaagatttaaaaattccaaCTGTAACACATGTTCTTAGCGAAACCATATCTCCCAAAGTAAAAACTGCTTTAGAGTGGTGGAAGAAAGATATGATTGGTATATGTGgagaagaatattttaagaCATACTGTAAAG GTATAttgaacaataataaattatttcattcttatGCACAAATGATGTTTCCAAAGGAAGGAACTAAAATTCCACCTTTTATCAAACCAATATACTTTAGTGTAAAACCAATATTagacaaaatacaaatttttgataaaactcAGACAACTGTAATACATCCAACATTGAGATACAAAAGCATCGTAGATTGTATTGCTTCCTTTAG CGGTCACACATATTTAATTTACTGGAAAAGGTCAACGACACGGAAAACATCGCTTGCAGCAACTCATGACACACCTATACAAGTTGCTGCTCATATTGGAGCTATTAATGCTTCTAATGAGTATTCATCTAAG TGGTGA